TGAATAGAAAGAAATAATAAATATATTATTAGTAATTACTTAAGAAAAGGGAGGAACTATTGATGAATATAAATTCAGATAATCTTGTTAAATGGCTTTTTGAAACTAACGCTATAAGGGTATGCCCGCAAAATAAGCCATTTTGGTACACGTCAGGCACTATTGGACCTTATTTTATTAATACTCATTTCCTTTATGGAAGTGAAGAGAAGGCCAACAAACTTTTAAAACTTATTGATGCAGAAAAAGAAAACATCTTCAGCTGTCCAATAAAAGTTCTTGATGAGACACTACAAAATTATGAAAGTGATAAAATATACAGGGCTTTAATTGACCAGATGACAGACTATATCAAATCTAATATAAATATAGATGAGGTGGATTTTATTTCGGGTGGAGAAAGAAGAGATTGGTTTTTTTCTCTTGTCATAGCGAAGCTGCTTAATAAGCCTCATATAACGATATATAAGGATATGACATCAGTGATTTCACAAGATGGAAAAGTGGAGGAAGTCAATAACCTTAATGGAAAAAATGTTCTTCATATTGCAGACCTTATAACAGAAGCTTCAAGTTATGAAAGGGCATGGATTCCTGCAATTTCTAATAAGGGCGGAAATATAAAATGGAGTGTAGTTGTGGTTGACAGAAAGCAGGGAGGAGAAAAAGTATTAAGCAACTATAATGTAAAGTCATTTGCTATGGTAGGGATAGATGTAAACCTGTTTACAAGGGTTTTACATATGGGCATGATAAGTGACAAGCAATTCGAGATGATTGATGAATACATGAAAAATCCAAAAGACTCAATGGCAAGGTTCTTGAAGGAAAATCCAGATTTCATTGAGCAGGCATTAAATTCTGATGATAAAACAAAAGAGCGGGCTAAGCTTATGTTGGAAAAAAACATATACGAGTTATAGGATAATGAGTGTAAGGAATAGTTGAAATATTTCTTCATAAATTGATAAAAAAGATCTCAATGAAAGTTGTCTTTCATTGAGATCTAATATTATACTTAAATAAATTTTAAAACTAAAACATTTTATTTAACTTTAAAAGAAGTTTCAGCAGACTGATTTCCATCAGCGTCTATATCTATAGTCATTTCCAACTTGTAATCTCCACTTTCTGCCCATTCAGGGTTAAGCTTAATTTGTGCTTGTGTATAGAAATTAGGAGATTTTTCAGAGTATATAACATCGCCGAATGAATCCGTGATAGACATTAATGGTGCTCTCAAATCGTAATATGGTACTTCTACATAATCACTTTTATCCAAATCATATACTTTAAGTTGACCATTGTCTTTTCTTAACGCTAAATGTCCTTTTGAAGCTTTAAGATTCTCGGAGAAGTATTCCCATAAACTGCTACCATAGATATTAACAACTCTGTTTCCATATTTGTCAGCTATAACATTTGTAGTCTTTAATGTTTCACCAGCTTTATAGATTGATTTACTTGGAGTTAGTGTTATACTGAAGTCTGTTCCAAAGTTCAAACAAGTAGTAGCACCTGAGAAATCCTTTTGTGTAGTCATCTGGTAGCTATATGTGTTTTCATACTCAGTTTTATCAATCATGGTATCTAAAGTGTATATGCCTTTTGATACTTTAACAGATCCACCCTTTGGCACAATGAGTGTTCCAGCAAAACCTGTTTTTGGATCACTGATAGTACCATAGATGTATGGCAATTCTGAATTTTTATCAAGACTTACTTCAGTAAGGTTAGCAGAATTAAATTCTATTGTCTGTGCAGTATTGGTTTTAAGGCCTACTGCTACATTTTTATTAAATAGAATACGTTCTGAGTAGTAAGTTTCTGGATTGAAGATATCTGTTCCAAAGTTGTATGTACCCTTTGTAAGATAAGCATCATTCATTACTACTCCTATATCCGCATAACCGATAAGATATTGATAAGCTTGTGTAGAAGTAGGTATTGTAAAATAGTAATAACATGGTTGATCAAGTACATTTCCTGTTTCATCTTTTGAAGCAAATTTAATATTTTGTAATGTACTTGCTGCTAAAGTATAATTTGCTGGAGATTTACCATCTTTGATATATACTACAGGTTTATTGTCAGCTGTACCTGATGTAACAATAAATTTATAATTTCCTTTAGGCAATGCAATAAACAGTTCACCGTTTAATAGTTCGCCGCCATTTGAACTGAAGGATTCGCCTGTTGTAGTATTAATTGCTTCTACAAAAGCATTAGTTGCTTTTATTTTACCAGGAAGTTCAAGAGTGAATTTAACTGCATTATTCTTGATTACTCTGTCTACACTAAAAGCTGTTTCTGCTTCAATCAAGTAAGGAAGTTCTACAGATAACTTCAACTTATAGCTTCCTGTAACTAAATTCTGAGGTAATGAGAAGTATAACCAATCAAGGTTGTATTGGCCTTCAGTTATTAATACATTGTTTTTACTGTCAAGGAGTTGCAAGGATGCAGGGGATTTATACTCAATTACTACTGGTTCTTCAGGGATTACAGGCTCTGAAGGATCTTCCATTGCTTTGAATGCAGTATCTGCAGCCTTAAATGCAACCTTGTTGGCACCAGTTTTATATTTGAGTATGTTTTTGCTGGTTAAATATGCAAATGGATCATCGTAAATATAATCCATATACATAAGTCTGTTGCCCTGGCTATCAGTCACAGAAGCGTTTATGTTAGGAGTTTCTCCAGGAACAAATTTAGTTTTGTCCAATCCGATTTTTCCAGTAAAGGTTCCTCCAACAGTAATTGTGTTTTCGCTGTTAGCTTCCAAGTCAACAGTATTGCCTTGGATACCCATATATGCCTTTTGTGCATCTTTTTGGCCATATATATCATAGCTATATGAGTAAGTACCAGGTGTTAAATACATATCAGGTACATTCTTAATATCTTCGAACATAAACCCATTAAGGAAATTTGAGTCCGTTTGACCAACTGAAATAATTGCTTCATTTGGCACAAAACCATGGATGTCTTTATAGGTTAAATCAACCTTTGAAAGGTCTTCAACATCACTATCCATAGGTACATAAAAGTTTCCAGAATCAATTTCAACATCTTTAGTACTAATCATGTATATAGGTTCTTCTGATGATATAGCTTGTTTTTCGTCATCAATGTTTAATCCAATTGCTTCAAAGGAATATGTTCCTGGATTGAGGTATGCATCAAATGAACCATCTGATGTAACCTGAGGGAAATAGAATGGAAAAGTTTGGTTTGAACCCGGCAATTTATAGTACGCATTACAATACTGGAAATCACTGCTTATTCCTGTATCAACAGTAACAGGAAGAAGATCCTTTCCATCTAATTCAACTATGCCTGGTGCAGTAGCTTCTCCTACAAGTGAAGCATATGCTAATTCTTCACCGCCATTATCAAAAGCGTAGTTTGCAATAATAACATAGTCGTTTCCATTTGGCGCAGATGCTCCTGGAATTACTGCAACCCCAGTTTTAGATGTCGATCCAGAATAAACATAGTTATAATAGGTTTCACCATTTTGAGTATATTTATTCCAAACTTCAATATAACCACCGCTAACAGGTACTCCGTCTTGTGTTAATTTTACTCTGAGACCTGTATAAACATTGTTTCTGATGTTAAAATTCATTTCTTTTGAATAGGTTTGATTTTCATTATCATATGCAGTTACTTTAAGTGTATGATTACCATCAGTAAAATTATATGTATCGAGTTCAAAGTTGGTAAACATATTGTTGGAATCATTGTATACAGAACTAACAACAGTATCATCAACGGATAACTCTGTAGTAACAACTTTTTCCGGATAGGTGAATCTTGTCTGTATTTCTAAAAGGTCGAATACAGTCGAATTATCGGAAAGATTCATTATATCCAATCTAGGAGTGATTTCAGTTGTGTTAAGTGCTTTGTTTAAATCTAGAAGACCGTAGCCAAACTTTTCGTCTTTTCCAGCTGCACCCAAATCTTGAGCAGAGTCAGTAAGATACTGTTCAACTTCGATAAGGGAAAGTGATGGATTTTTAGAAATCAAGAGAGCACAGGCAGAAGCTACGAATGGTGTAGCCATTGATGTTCCGTCATAGAATTCATATGTATTATTTGGCAGTGTACTTAGAACGTTTACACCCGGTGCAGCAAGTTCAACGGTAGAACCGTAATTTGAGAAGTATGCAGGATTGTTCTCGATATCTGTAGCAGCTACAGTTATTACCCCAGGTATAGATGCTGGAGAAAAGTCTGCTGCATCCATCGCACTATTTCCAGCAGCTGCAACAACTGCTACGTTTTTTGAAAAAGCGTAATTACATGCTTCAGTAAGAACCGGGCTATCACCATAACCACCAAGACTCATGTTGATTACTCTTGCGCCATTATCAGCAGCGTAATTAATTGCTTGTGCAATAGTAAAGTCATCCCCAGATCCAGCTTCTAAAACTCTCAAAGGCATTATCTTTACAGGTGCTTTTCCAGCGGTTCCTGCAACTCCAATTCCATTATCTGTAGAAGCTGCAATTATTCCTGCTACATGGCTAGCGTGTTCTTCATCTACTGGTCCTGGTGAAGGGTCGTTATCCATATCTACGAAATCATAACCTGCAGTTACTCTATCTTTTAGGTCTTCGTGCATCGAATCAAGTCCTGTATCAATAACCGCTACTACTACTTCATTTAAAGATGAAGTATCGCCAAGTGTAGCCCAAGCTTCCGGTGCATTAATATTTTTAAGACCCCATTGCTCTTCGTATCTTGGATCATTTGGAGCATCTTCAGGAAAATCCAACGCTTTTCTGATATAATTTGGAGCAACATATTCAACGCTGCTGTTTTGCTCAAAAGCTTCTATCTTTTCTGAAAGTTTACTTTCATCAACTTGTACAAGTGCCAAACCACTCTTGTCAGACTTTAAGATCTTACCATTATTTCTGATTATATTACTCTTATTTGCTTTAAGAGTAGCATTATTTTTATACTTTACAATCAGCTGTCCTGGTTTCCTGGGATTGGTTGAATTCATGCTAATTGCTTTATCGAATCTTTTGTTGTTATGCGCTGCTGTTGTACTATTAGCTAATACGTTAAAAGATAGAGCTGAAGTTAACACGCAGGCAATCGTTACTGCTGATATTGCTTTTTTTAACATAGTAATACCCCCTTGTAATTTGATAATGTTTTTTGTTGCAATAACCCGGAAAATAAAATCATATCGATGCCTCAAAAATGCTTGAAGCTTAGGTTTACAACAGTGTTTAGAACACTATTGAAACTAAATTGAAACAGACCACCCCCAGTGATGATATTTACAAATGCTACCAATAGTTCTAATTAATATTACAGCATTAAAATTAGTTTTTCAATAGATTTTTGTCAAAGTTTATAAATTTGTAATAATTAAAATCATAATATGTAGAATGTGGTAGTTTGGCTGGTTTTAGCTGTTTTGCGGAAAATTGAGTTTGTATTTAGAGTTATGGACAAATAAATTCAATATGGTAAAATTAAACTACATCTTAAAATAGAATAATAATGTATTATCAATATTTTATTAGTGGTTGGTTATAATCCGGAGGGGAGAAATGATTGTGAGAAGAGAATTTAAAGTTTGCAGTATTATTTGTCATTTAATATCTGTCGGATGTTTAATGATGGTATTAATGTTCGGTCAGACAGTGTATGCAGGGGATAATGTAGTTTGGGAAAAAAATATGGACATCAGCTTGAATAGGCTGACTGAAATTACATATGGCAAGGGTGTATATATTGTTGTGGATAGTGATGGAGGTATAAGAACATCTACAGATGCAATCAATTGGACAGCAAGAAATCCGGGTGTAAATGCAGGCCTTTACAGTATAGCATGCAATAAAGAGCTATTTGTAGCCGGAGGTATAAACGGTACAATAATTACATCAACAGATGGTATTGAGTGGAAAAGTATAGAACTTGGAGAGATAGAAAAGAAGTATACAATTAGTAAAATTATATGGGATGGAAAGCAGTTTGTAGCTATAGGGGGACAAAATGTATATGGAATTATTATGACTTCACCGGATGGAATTACATGGACAACAAGGATTTCTGAAACGGTGGAGGGATTTAACAGCATAATTTATAATGGAGATATTTATGCAGTTGTCGGTATTGGTGGTAATATTTATACATCAGCTGATGCGATTAGTTGGACAAAAGTACAGAGCGGACTGAATAAGGCTTTAAGTGATATTGCATGGAACGGCGAAAAGTTTGTAGCAGTAAATTTTAAGGGGAATATATTTACATCTGTTGACGGAACACAGTGGACTGTAAATTCAATTGAAAATGCGACTTTTCTTCGCATCATATGGGATGGAAAGCAATTTGTAACATCCTGTATAGATGGAGAGATGTATACATCAACTGATGGAGTGTCATGGACAAAGAATATGATAGGCGAGAATATAAGTTATTGTGATTTTATTTATCATGGTGGACGATATATAGGAATTGATGGTGAAAAAGTATTGAGTTCGGAAGATCTTTTGAACTGGACAATCAACTGCACATTTGGTATAGATGAGAACTTAAGCAGCATAGCGTATAATGGTAAGATATTCGTCATAGCTGGATATGGGAAAGTACTGACTTCCACTGATGGAGAAAATTGGACTTTCAGAGAGACGCTTAGGAAGGAGAGTCCTGTTGATATAGTTTGGGATGGAAAACGTTTTGTGGCTGTTGAAAGTTCTGGAGGTATTATGGTATCTTACGACGGGGAAAATTGGATAGCAGTGCAGTCACCGACATCGACATGTTTTTCAAAAATTGTGGCGAATGAAGAATTATTAATAGCGATTGATACTTCAAGATCAGTATATCGGTCTACAGATGGACTTGAATGGGAATTTGCAGGTAAGATAATTGAGGATAATGATGTTCGTATTAATGATATTTTTTGGGATGGAAGCCGTTTTGTTTTAGTGGGGGCTAAATGTAATTGGGAAGATTATTATTGGGGGTTAGATACTCCCAAAGGAGTATTTGCTACATCTTTAGATGGAACTGAATGGACATTAAATACTTTTGACGATATTCACGGATTTAGTAGTGTTGTATATAACGGAAAAAAATACATTGCTTCGAATGAAAACATTTATGAGCTTACAGATTTGAATACATTGACAATTTTTAAGTCTATAAACCTAAAATCTTACAGCGTATTACTATGGAATAATGATAGGTTATTTGGAATATCAAACGGAAGCGGAAAAGAATCGCTGTTTGCATCAGAAGATGGTAAAACATGGACACCTGTAGCTGCAAGTTATGGTACTCATTTATACGAGTTAGCATTTTATGGTGACAGGTATTTCGCTTTGGGGACTTCAGGAACACTGCTTACAGGAAAAATTGAAGAGTCTGAATACCTAGCGGGTGATATTAATAATGACAAAAATGTAAACAGTATAGATTTTGCATTGTTGAGAAAGTATTTACTGGGAAAGACTTATGAGGTAAATTTAAATAATGCAGATATTAATAAGGATGAAAAAGTAAATTCGTTGGATTTTGCAATCTTAAGAAAGATCTTGCTGGGATATGGAGATAATAAGCAATAGCAAAAGCCAATAGGCGTGGCGTGATAATTATGGATGATTCCGGAAATGGACTTAATGACTTTAATTTACTATTTATTAGATTAAATGAAAAACTGGTAGGGGAGAGCCTCCTACCAGTTTTTATGTGTATCAATTTCTTACTTATCATAAAGAATTCAACCTTTTTCCAAAGATAATCAATTTACTAAAAATTTTATTTGAAGTAAATTTGTAGTATGAATTTGTGAATCATACACTTGATACACTTCGTGCTAGCTGTGACATGTAGTATATAGATTAACTATCTGTCTAATGCAGGAGATATTCCGTCCACAACAGATATTGGCTTTGAAGATACACTGACAGTATCTGATGTCAGTCCGTTGCGTGTTGCTGTTAATGTAATTGTACCTGGTGTTAATGTTGAACGGATGAAAACACGGTTGATTCCGCATTCAGTTGATAAATAGGTTTTGTTTACTGAACCAACTGTATCAGCATTAACACCGCCACGCCAGATACCAGGGCCTGTCATTGTAAAGTCTATTCTACTCTCATCAGTTGGGCAGCGATTACCATTTGCATCTACAACTTCAACATCATACATTACAACGTCAGCACCATTTGCCTGCAAACCATTCGGACCAACTGTCGGTGTGAGTTTTATTTTTGCAGGTGCCCCGGCGGTTGACATTTCGTACTGTGCCACTTGTTTTCCGGAGTTATCGTAACCAACTGCTTTGATTGTCCCCGCTGCCCACTTAACATTAGGGAAACTGAATAGATATCTATCAGCAGGTTTGGATGATTTGCCTATCGAAGTTCCGTTTACAAACAACTCAACACTTGCAGTATTTGACACAACATACATGGTTTTTGTTGTTCCGGAAGGATAATTCCAGTGGCCTACTATATGGATATCCGGTTGTGGGTTTCCGCATACGCGGTGTGCATAGTATAATTGCTTAGGTAAACGTACAGAATCAACTTTTCCGCTTACATGGCATACCGTACTATCCTGCTGACGGCCGTGTGCATTGGAGTCAGCAAAGTATATGGAAGCATAACCTGAGAAACGTGAATGCTCAGAGTCCTTGTTTTTGATATTATAGGTATTAAGCCAGATATTGAGTCTGTTAACGGCGTTTGGAATAATAGTTTCCGAATCCCAGTTCCATGTATCGTTGGCACCCTTTTTAAATCCGTAATGTGGTGGAGAATACTTATCCCAAATGCCACGCAACGCCTCGTCACGAAAATCCTCACATTCGATAATCGGACCTTTATCACGGTAAGGAAGGGCATACCCACGATGTGTATCAGTATTGCTTGTATAATTAGGATGTGCGGGATCAAAGCCTACCATTGTACCAAACCAATCCGAATACTGGATTCCATCTTGGTCGGTCAAATTACGGACACCTATACCACGCCATCCTGAAGGATCCCACTGCTTTTTGATATCATACATTTCTTTCATTTGATCAGCCGGTATACCAAAGTTTCCGTTTTCCCACATAATAACACTTGGATTATTCCTTAAGTAGATCATGGAAGCACGCATTACATTCTTTCTTTGTTGCCATTGTACACCTATTACATTTTTTTCTTTATCACCAGCAGGAACAACATCAATAATTCCAGCCCTGTCATGTGCCTTCACATCTACATCTTGAGGTGAAATATGCATCCATCTGATGTAGTTGCTGTTGCTGCCTTTTATTAAATTAGCGTCATATTCATGCATCCAATCAGGTACAGCCTGACCAAGTGCTGCCCAGTCATTACTTGCACGCTGTGCATATCCTAAAAGGAACACAAACCTACCATTGATATACACGCCTCCAGTACCTGTACCACCTCTGAATTCAACCTTTCTGAAACCTGTTGTAGTTGTTCGGCTGTTTACCGCAACTCCATCTACAATCAGATTGGTTACTACATTATAAAGGTTTGGTGTTTGATCACTCCATAGCTTTGCGTTGGTCATTTGTCCCTTAGCCTTGATTATCGTGGTTTGGC
This window of the Acetivibrio cellulolyticus CD2 genome carries:
- a CDS encoding S8 family peptidase, translated to MLKKAISAVTIACVLTSALSFNVLANSTTAAHNNKRFDKAISMNSTNPRKPGQLIVKYKNNATLKANKSNIIRNNGKILKSDKSGLALVQVDESKLSEKIEAFEQNSSVEYVAPNYIRKALDFPEDAPNDPRYEEQWGLKNINAPEAWATLGDTSSLNEVVVAVIDTGLDSMHEDLKDRVTAGYDFVDMDNDPSPGPVDEEHASHVAGIIAASTDNGIGVAGTAGKAPVKIMPLRVLEAGSGDDFTIAQAINYAADNGARVINMSLGGYGDSPVLTEACNYAFSKNVAVVAAAGNSAMDAADFSPASIPGVITVAATDIENNPAYFSNYGSTVELAAPGVNVLSTLPNNTYEFYDGTSMATPFVASACALLISKNPSLSLIEVEQYLTDSAQDLGAAGKDEKFGYGLLDLNKALNTTEITPRLDIMNLSDNSTVFDLLEIQTRFTYPEKVVTTELSVDDTVVSSVYNDSNNMFTNFELDTYNFTDGNHTLKVTAYDNENQTYSKEMNFNIRNNVYTGLRVKLTQDGVPVSGGYIEVWNKYTQNGETYYNYVYSGSTSKTGVAVIPGASAPNGNDYVIIANYAFDNGGEELAYASLVGEATAPGIVELDGKDLLPVTVDTGISSDFQYCNAYYKLPGSNQTFPFYFPQVTSDGSFDAYLNPGTYSFEAIGLNIDDEKQAISSEEPIYMISTKDVEIDSGNFYVPMDSDVEDLSKVDLTYKDIHGFVPNEAIISVGQTDSNFLNGFMFEDIKNVPDMYLTPGTYSYSYDIYGQKDAQKAYMGIQGNTVDLEANSENTITVGGTFTGKIGLDKTKFVPGETPNINASVTDSQGNRLMYMDYIYDDPFAYLTSKNILKYKTGANKVAFKAADTAFKAMEDPSEPVIPEEPVVIEYKSPASLQLLDSKNNVLITEGQYNLDWLYFSLPQNLVTGSYKLKLSVELPYLIEAETAFSVDRVIKNNAVKFTLELPGKIKATNAFVEAINTTTGESFSSNGGELLNGELFIALPKGNYKFIVTSGTADNKPVVYIKDGKSPANYTLAASTLQNIKFASKDETGNVLDQPCYYYFTIPTSTQAYQYLIGYADIGVVMNDAYLTKGTYNFGTDIFNPETYYSERILFNKNVAVGLKTNTAQTIEFNSANLTEVSLDKNSELPYIYGTISDPKTGFAGTLIVPKGGSVKVSKGIYTLDTMIDKTEYENTYSYQMTTQKDFSGATTCLNFGTDFSITLTPSKSIYKAGETLKTTNVIADKYGNRVVNIYGSSLWEYFSENLKASKGHLALRKDNGQLKVYDLDKSDYVEVPYYDLRAPLMSITDSFGDVIYSEKSPNFYTQAQIKLNPEWAESGDYKLEMTIDIDADGNQSAETSFKVK
- a CDS encoding phosphoribosyltransferase is translated as MNINSDNLVKWLFETNAIRVCPQNKPFWYTSGTIGPYFINTHFLYGSEEKANKLLKLIDAEKENIFSCPIKVLDETLQNYESDKIYRALIDQMTDYIKSNINIDEVDFISGGERRDWFFSLVIAKLLNKPHITIYKDMTSVISQDGKVEEVNNLNGKNVLHIADLITEASSYERAWIPAISNKGGNIKWSVVVVDRKQGGEKVLSNYNVKSFAMVGIDVNLFTRVLHMGMISDKQFEMIDEYMKNPKDSMARFLKENPDFIEQALNSDDKTKERAKLMLEKNIYEL
- a CDS encoding DUF4982 domain-containing protein; the protein is MKRVFGFLVAFCIILNLSSNFSYSAKSNQTTSLKYGDLNGDGSFNSIDFALMRSFLLGIIPEFPVSNGSVAADVNADEQVNAIDFALMRSFLLGIITEFPADKMPIATPTATNPSVTNPATDMSASTYSLDPGWKFIRQDVSGAQAASFADNSWSTVSTPHTYNDVDSYTKLISHSSGNTGSYTGPAWYRKHFKIPSKYSSNKIIIEFERIRQGARFYINGKEVGVYDDGVTACGIDLTGKVNFGDTENVLAVRVDNSNNYVESSTGVGFQWQGKAFNPNYGGLIGHVWLHMPGNLYQTYPLYNNLKTSGIYIYPSDFTNLSPSQGDLTVNVESEVRNESDSSKSVILETKVMDTNGTVATTFRSTATTIANGQTTIIKAKGQMTNAKLWSDQTPNLYNVVTNLIVDGVAVNSRTTTTGFRKVEFRGGTGTGGVYINGRFVFLLGYAQRASNDWAALGQAVPDWMHEYDANLIKGSNSNYIRWMHISPQDVDVKAHDRAGIIDVVPAGDKEKNVIGVQWQQRKNVMRASMIYLRNNPSVIMWENGNFGIPADQMKEMYDIKKQWDPSGWRGIGVRNLTDQDGIQYSDWFGTMVGFDPAHPNYTSNTDTHRGYALPYRDKGPIIECEDFRDEALRGIWDKYSPPHYGFKKGANDTWNWDSETIIPNAVNRLNIWLNTYNIKNKDSEHSRFSGYASIYFADSNAHGRQQDSTVCHVSGKVDSVRLPKQLYYAHRVCGNPQPDIHIVGHWNYPSGTTKTMYVVSNTASVELFVNGTSIGKSSKPADRYLFSFPNVKWAAGTIKAVGYDNSGKQVAQYEMSTAGAPAKIKLTPTVGPNGLQANGADVVMYDVEVVDANGNRCPTDESRIDFTMTGPGIWRGGVNADTVGSVNKTYLSTECGINRVFIRSTLTPGTITLTATRNGLTSDTVSVSSKPISVVDGISPALDR
- a CDS encoding dockerin type I domain-containing protein is translated as MIVRREFKVCSIICHLISVGCLMMVLMFGQTVYAGDNVVWEKNMDISLNRLTEITYGKGVYIVVDSDGGIRTSTDAINWTARNPGVNAGLYSIACNKELFVAGGINGTIITSTDGIEWKSIELGEIEKKYTISKIIWDGKQFVAIGGQNVYGIIMTSPDGITWTTRISETVEGFNSIIYNGDIYAVVGIGGNIYTSADAISWTKVQSGLNKALSDIAWNGEKFVAVNFKGNIFTSVDGTQWTVNSIENATFLRIIWDGKQFVTSCIDGEMYTSTDGVSWTKNMIGENISYCDFIYHGGRYIGIDGEKVLSSEDLLNWTINCTFGIDENLSSIAYNGKIFVIAGYGKVLTSTDGENWTFRETLRKESPVDIVWDGKRFVAVESSGGIMVSYDGENWIAVQSPTSTCFSKIVANEELLIAIDTSRSVYRSTDGLEWEFAGKIIEDNDVRINDIFWDGSRFVLVGAKCNWEDYYWGLDTPKGVFATSLDGTEWTLNTFDDIHGFSSVVYNGKKYIASNENIYELTDLNTLTIFKSINLKSYSVLLWNNDRLFGISNGSGKESLFASEDGKTWTPVAASYGTHLYELAFYGDRYFALGTSGTLLTGKIEESEYLAGDINNDKNVNSIDFALLRKYLLGKTYEVNLNNADINKDEKVNSLDFAILRKILLGYGDNKQ